From the Quercus lobata isolate SW786 chromosome 6, ValleyOak3.0 Primary Assembly, whole genome shotgun sequence genome, one window contains:
- the LOC115949897 gene encoding uncharacterized protein LOC115949897, with translation MKLNPSKCAFGVSSGKSLGFMVSHRGIEANPDKIQAILDMKPPQNTKEIQSLTRRVAALNRKLRHYFQAHVINVMTDHPLKKAMNRLEAAGRLIQWAVGLNEFDIKYQPRHAIKAQTLADFIAEFTPSHDETEGSDRWVVHVDGSSTKYAGGIGVILQSPEGDKLRHKVHLQYQATNNEVEYEALLKGLELAKSVEAKSILVLGDFQLVMGQVNGMYEAKEEWKRKYLSRVMRLMKRFGKAEFVQIPREENVETETIAKKASANESVDESNEIQYMPSIDIQEVQQVENRGNWMTPIISYLKDGQLPEEKDEARKLRNHYSSPAHPQANGQAKVANLSLLKIIKTRLEGAKGVWPEELPGVLWAYRTTVRTPSGETPFKLAYRSEVVIPVEVHMANHRVMMYQDKDNEEQLRLNLDLVDKVRAEAEYKTAKYKNLMARQYDAMVKPRRFNIGDLVLRKARILLLGGPGREETGAPLERGALEEVLSVKVSLDESMAMDEAGPCLQTYDSTYI, from the exons ATGAAGCTAAATCCTAGTAAATGTGCTTTCGGAGTATCATCAGGGAAATCCCTTGGCTTTATGGTCTCCCACAGGGGAATTGAAGCGAATCCtgataaaattcaagcaatacTGGACATGAAGCCTCCGCAGAATACCAAGGAGATCCAATCTCTTACTAGACGAGTCGCTGCACtcaacag GAAGCTGAGGCACTATTTCCAGGCCCATGTCATTAATGTCATGACGGATCATCCACTCAAGAAGGCGATGAACAGACTGGAAGCTGCTGGACGATTGATTCAGTGGGCCGTCGGACTCAATGAATTTGAcatcaaatatcaaccaagGCATGCCATAAAAGCTCAAACATTAGCAGATTTCATTGCGGAATTTACCCCAAGTCATGATGAGACAGAAGGCAGTGACAGATGGGTCGTCCATGTGGATGGATCATCTACAAAGTATGCAGGTGGAATTGGTGTGATTTTACAATCCCCAGAAGGAGACAAATTGAGGCATAAGGTTCATCTACAGTACCAAGCAACTAACAATGAAGTCGAGTATGAAGCCCTTctcaaagggctagaattggctAAGTCTGTGGAAGCCAAGTCTATACTCGTCCTAGGAGATTTTCAGTTGGTCATGGGGCAAGTAAATGGAATGTACGAAGCAAAGGAGGAATGGAAGAGGAAATACCTTAGTAGGGTAATGCGCCTAATGAAGAGATTTGGAAAAGCTGAATTCGTTCAAATCCCGAGGGAGGAAAACGTGGAAACTGAAACTATAGCGAAAAAAGCCTCAGCAAATGAATCTGTGGACGAATCTAATGAAATTCAGTACATGCCAAGCATAGATATTCAAGAAGTACAACAGGTGGAAAATAGaggaaattggatgaccccGATTATATCATACCTGAAAGACGGACAGCTACCAGAAGAGAAAGACGAAGCAAGGAAGCTGAGG AATCACTATTCCTCACCCGCTCATCCTCAAGCAAATGGCCAAGCTAAAGTGGCAAACctatccttgttgaaaatcatcaagacccggcttgagggggcaaagggggTATGGCCAGAGGAGTTGCCTGGTGTTCTATGGGCCTACAGGACGACGGTGAGAACCCCTTCGGGGGAAACTCCTTTCAAGCTAGCTTATAGAAGCGAAGTAGTCATACCGGTAGAAGTACATATGGCCAATCACAgggtgatgatgtatcaagaTAAGGACAATGAAGAGCAGCTTCGTCTGAACCTTGATCTAGTAGACAAGGTAAGGGCAGAAGCAGAATACAAGACAGCAAAGTACAAGAATCTCATGGCTAGAcaatatgatgcaatggtgaaaCCAAGGCGTTTCAACATAGGAGATCTCGTCCTGAGAAAG gcaaggatcctactacttgGAGGCCCTGGACGGGAGGAAACTGGAGCACCCTTGGAACGTGGAGCACTTGAGGAGGTACTATCAGTAAAAGTCAGCCTAGACGAAAGTATGGCCATGGACGAGGCTGGACCTTGTCTGCAGACTTATGATTCTACTTATATTTAa
- the LOC115949898 gene encoding uncharacterized protein LOC115949898, which translates to MEESSRPPLGEIRVVIRGSSTGQSSKSKKAYLKVMQSVQLSGRSPRARSTDKAAITFTDEDAERIHHPHDDALVITLMIADYTTRRVLVDNGSSANILYYPAFQKMRLGRDQLRPVNSPLVGFGGMKVQPVGTISLSVVVGAYPRQITKDVNFLVVDCPSSYNAIIGRPTLNSWKAVTSTYHLSVKFPTEHGVGQVQGDQLAARECYLAMLAMDEQIQVMNIEERRMVAEPTEVLEDISLDEENPEKCTRIGADLKEKIKEDLVHFLKKNIDPMRQKKRVFAPERNDAIKDEVQKLMGVRFIREVYYPDWLANVVMVKKANGKWRMCVDFTDLNKACPKDSYPLPRIDQLVDSTAGHKLLSFMDTFSGYNQIRMDEADQEKTSFVTSQGLFCYKVMPFGLKNAGATYQRLVNHMFRRQIGRNVEVYVDDMLVKSQDEGRHLDNLQETFDTLR; encoded by the exons atgGAAGAATCATCACGACCACCGCTCGGAGAAATAAGAGTTGTTATAAGGGGAAGTTCGACAGGCCAGTCatccaagtccaagaaagcatacttgaaggTAATGCAGAGTGTCCAGCTTTCTGGACGATCACCGAGAGCAAGGTCCACGGACAAAGCAGCAATCACCTTCACAGACGAAGACGCTGAGAGAATTCATCacccccatgatgatgctctcGTCATCACCTTAATGATTGCTGACTACACAACTAGAAGGGTGCTTGTAGACAACGGAAGCTCGGCGAACATTTTGTATTATCCAGCttttcaaaaaatgaggctAGGACGAGACCAGCTCCGTCCAGTGAACTCCCCCCTAGTAGGTTTTGGTGGAATGAAGGTACAACCCGTGGGTACTATTTCCTTATCAGTGGTAGTGGGGGCATACCCACGACAAATCACCAAGGATGTGAACTTCCTTGTGGTAGATTGTCCGTCCTCCTATAACGCCATAATTGGAAgaccaactttgaatagttggaaGGCCGTTACCTCTACTTACCACCTATCAGTTAAGTTTCCAACAGAACACGGAGTAGGGCAGGTACAAGGGGATCAACTGGCAGCAAGAGAATGTTACTTggccatgttggccatggaCGAGCAAATTCAAGtcatgaatattgaagaaaggAGAATGGTAGCAGAGCCTACCGAAGTATTAGAAGACATTTCCCTGGACGAAGAGAACCCTGAGAAATGTACCAGGATTGGAGCAGATCTAAAAGAGAAGATTAAGGAGGACCTCGTCCactttttgaagaaaaatattgat CCAATGCggcaaaagaagagggtgtttgccccTGAGAGAAATGATGCTATCAAAGACGAAGTTCAAAAGCTTATGGGGGTGAGGTTTATTCGGGAAGTGTACTACCCAGATTGGTTGGCAAATGTTGTAATGGTCAAGAAGGCAAATGgtaagtggagaatgtgcgtggatTTTACCGACTTGAACAAGGCTTGCCCGAAAGATAGTTATCCGCTGCCAcgcattgatcaattggtggactCAACTGCGGGCCACAAGTTGCTTAGTTTCATGGACACTTTTTCAGGATACAATCAAATAAGGATGGACGAGGCGGACCAGGAGAAAACATCATTTGTCACTAGTCAAGGCTTATtctgttataaggtgatgccattCGGCTTAAAGAATGCAGGGGCCACGTATCAGAGATTGGTCAATCACATGTTTCGACGGCAGATTGGTCGGAATGTGGAAGTCTATGTAGACGACATGCTGGTAAAGAGCCAAGACGAAGGAAGGCATCTAGACAACCTGCAAGAGACATTTGACACGCTGAGATAG
- the LOC115949899 gene encoding cellulose synthase-like protein G3 codes for MATLSLHTCKVQQPDATINRIHIFLHFTAILFLLYYRTTRLFLQKNVPTLAWSLISTSELILTIIWILIQAFRWHPVSRSAIPENIPGGIELPGLDVFVCTLDPKKEPTIEVMNTVLSALALDYPPEKLSVYLSDDGGSYITLYAIKEACSFAKSWLPFCKKYEIKSRCPVAYFSSFADDERLLWSDEFRIEEQKIKAKYDEFKGKVEKVGGEDENNKVVPDRPPRVEIIHDNKNNEENVEDQTQMPLLVYVSRERRPSCPHRFKAGALNTLRKWQGMDGLRGPLLSGTGFYLKRKALYGKPNQENMFLSEPEKNFGTSSKFIYSLKGNNEQFVAKKDDSRDAILEESRILANCAFEANTEWGKEVGLSKFSPLTYGVSRMSVLQSMCYGYFTFSSFLSVALLLYGTVPQVCLLNGIPLYPKVSDPWFAVFVAIYTSSLFQHLYEVLSSDGSIMTWWNEQRIWIIRLISGSLFAVLDAIMKCLYKKKVNLSLTNKAVDKEKFEKYEKVVIEKSLEEMFGQVFLSFFILILSYPILEGMVTKGKGK; via the exons ATGGCTACCCTTTCTCTCCACACTTGCAAAGTTCAGCAGCCCGATGCAACCATTAACAGAATTCACATTTTCCTCCACTTCACAGCCATACTATTCCTACTTTACTACAGGACCACCCGTctcttccttcaaaaaaatGTTCCCACATTAGCATGGTCCCTCATCTCCACCTCCGAGCTCATCCTCACCATCATTTGGATTCTCATTCAAGCCTTCAGGTGGCACCCAGTGTCGCGTTCTGCTATCCCGGAGAATATACCTGGAGGCATTGAATTACCGGGGCTTGATGTGTTTGTATGCACACTGGACCCAAAAAAAGAGCCTACAATAGAAGTGATGAACACTGTTTTATCGGCCTTGGCACTAGACTACCCGCCCGAGAAGCTCTCAGTGTATCTTTCAGATGATGGGGGTTCTTATATTACATTGTATGCTATAAAAGAAGCATGTTCTTTTGCTAAGTCATGGCTACCATTTTGTAAGAAATATGAGATTAAGTCAAGGTGCCCTGTGGCTTATTTCTCATCATTTGCTGATGATGAGCGGCTTCTTTGGAGTGATGAGTTCAGGATAGAGGAGCAGAAAATCAAG GCCAAATATGATGAATTCAAAGGAAAAGTTGAGAAGGTTGGTGGCGAAGATGAAAATAACAAAGTTGTGCCAGACCGCCCACCGCGCGTCGAG ataatacATGACAACAAAAACAACGAAGAGAACGTTGAGGACCAAACTCAGATGCCTCTTCTTGTCTATGTCTCTCGGGAAAGAAGACCATCATGCCCTCATCGTTTTAAAGCCGGAGCCCTCAACACCTTG AGAAAGTGGCAAGGCATGGATGGGCTAAGAGGGCCATTACTCTCTGGAACTGGCTTTTACTTGAAAAGGAAGGCATTATATGGGAAACCTAATCAAGAAA ATATGTTTCTCTCTGAGCCTGAAAAGAATTTTGGTACTTCTAGCAAGTTCATATACTCGCTAAAGGGCAATAATGAACAATTTGTAGCCAAGAAGGACGATTCAAGGGATGCAATTTTAGAAGAGTCCAGAATCTTAGCTAATTGTGCGTTTGAAGCAAACACAGAATGGGGAAAAGAG GTTGGGCTCTCGAAATTCAGTCCTCTTACATATGGGGTTTCAAGAATGTCCGTTCTCCAAAGCATGTGTTATGGATACTTCACTTTCTCATCCTTTCTCTCTGTCGCTCTTCTCTTATATGGCACGGTTCCTCAAGTGTGTCTCTTGAATGGCATTCCTTTATACCCTAAG GTTTCAGACCCATGGTTTGCTGTGTTTGTGGCAATTTACACGTCCTCCCTTTTCCAGCACTTATATGAGGTTCTCTCAAGTGATGGCTCAATTATGACTTGGTGGAATGAACAAAGAATTTGGATAATAAGGTTAATTTCTGGGAGCTTATTTGCAGTTCTGGATGCCATCATGAAGTGTTTATACAAAAAGAAAGTGAATTTAAGCTTAACAAATAAAGCCGTTgacaaagaaaagtttgagaAATATGAAAAAG TGGTAATTGAGAAGAGTTTGGAGGAGATGTTTGGACAAGTTTTCCTTTCGTTCTTCATTCTAATTCTGAGTTATCCGATTCTTGAAGGAATGGTGacaaaaggaaagggaaaataG